The Rhodococcus sp. X156 genome window below encodes:
- a CDS encoding acyl-CoA dehydrogenase family protein, which produces MDLQFDDATTAFRHEVRSWLQANVPAEPLPSMDTAEGFEAHRQWERRLADAGLAVVSWPKAYGGRDASLLEWVIFEEEYYRSGAPARVSQNGIFLLAPTLFEHAKPEQLDRIMPRMARSEDIWAQAWSEPESGSDLASLRSTAKRVDGGWVLNGQKTWSSRASFADWGFGLFRSDPEAGKHKGITYFMFDLRAPGVTVRPIAQLDGEPGFAELFLEDVFVPDSPEDPASSGVIGEVNNGWKVAMSTAANERGLSLRSPGRFLATVDRLLALRARQADTVSTAVDEQIVDAWIGARAYQLSTFGTVTRLADGGQLGLESSINKVFWSEWDIATHETALELQAADAELADGWTDGYLFSLSGPIYAGTNEIQKNVIAERLLGLPRGDR; this is translated from the coding sequence GTGGACCTGCAGTTCGACGACGCCACCACGGCGTTTCGTCACGAGGTGCGCAGCTGGCTGCAGGCGAACGTGCCTGCCGAGCCGCTGCCGTCGATGGACACCGCCGAGGGCTTCGAGGCCCACCGGCAGTGGGAGCGCCGGCTCGCCGACGCCGGCCTGGCCGTCGTCTCCTGGCCCAAGGCCTACGGCGGCCGCGACGCGTCGCTGCTGGAGTGGGTGATCTTCGAGGAGGAGTACTACCGCTCCGGTGCCCCCGCACGGGTGAGCCAGAACGGCATCTTCCTGCTGGCCCCCACCCTGTTCGAGCACGCCAAGCCCGAGCAGCTCGACCGGATCATGCCCCGCATGGCCCGCTCGGAGGACATCTGGGCGCAGGCGTGGTCGGAGCCGGAGTCCGGCAGCGACCTGGCCAGCCTGCGCTCCACCGCCAAGCGGGTGGACGGCGGCTGGGTGCTCAACGGACAGAAGACCTGGAGCTCGCGCGCCAGCTTCGCCGACTGGGGGTTCGGGCTGTTCCGCAGCGACCCCGAGGCCGGCAAGCACAAGGGCATCACCTACTTCATGTTCGACCTGCGCGCGCCAGGCGTCACCGTTCGCCCGATCGCCCAGCTCGACGGTGAGCCCGGTTTCGCCGAGCTGTTCCTGGAGGACGTGTTCGTCCCCGACTCCCCCGAGGACCCCGCGTCCTCCGGCGTGATCGGCGAGGTGAACAACGGCTGGAAGGTGGCCATGAGCACCGCGGCCAACGAGCGTGGCCTCTCGCTGCGCTCGCCCGGCCGCTTCCTCGCCACCGTCGACCGGCTGCTCGCGCTGCGGGCCCGCCAGGCCGACACCGTGAGCACCGCCGTGGACGAGCAGATCGTGGACGCCTGGATCGGCGCGCGCGCCTACCAGCTGTCCACCTTCGGCACCGTGACCCGCCTGGCCGACGGCGGCCAGCTGGGCCTGGAGTCCTCCATCAACAAGGTGTTCTGGTCGGAGTGGGACATCGCGACCCACGAGACCGCCCTGGAGCTGCAGGCCGCCGACGCCGAGCTGGCCGACGGCTGGACCGACGGCTACCTCTTCTCCCTGTCCGGCCCGATCTACGCCGGCACCAACGAGATTCAGAAGAACGTCATCGCCGAGCGGCTGCTCGGCCTACCGAGGGGCGACCGATGA
- a CDS encoding cytochrome P450 has translation MTTSVPQRVSGGQTEHGHLDELRTDPIALMRRVREECGDVGTFQLAERNVVLLSGAEANEFFFRSSDEDLDQQAAYPFMKPIFGEGVVFDASPERRKEMLHNQALRGEQMRGHAATIAAEVDRMVAQWGESGEIDLLDFFAELTIYTSSACLIGQKFREQLDDRFAHLYHELEQGTDALAFVDPYADIESFRRRDQARVALVALVQEIMVGRIANPPAGKEDRDMLDVLVSIKDEDGTERFTADEITGIFISMMFAGHHTTSGTAAWTLIELLRHPDQMKKVVSELDELYSDGSDISFRALRQIPVLESVLKETLRLHPPLIILLRLARGDFEVGGYRIAENDLVAATPAISNRIAEDFPEPDLFNPERYIDPNQEDIVNRWTWIPFGAGRHRCVGAAFAMMQLKAIFSGLLRDYEFEMAQPAESYRNDHSKMVVQLEQPCRVRYRRRVS, from the coding sequence ATGACCACCTCCGTTCCCCAGCGCGTCTCCGGCGGACAGACCGAGCACGGCCACCTCGACGAGCTCCGCACCGACCCGATCGCCCTGATGCGGCGGGTGCGCGAGGAGTGCGGCGACGTCGGCACCTTCCAGCTGGCCGAGCGCAACGTGGTGCTGCTCTCCGGCGCCGAGGCCAACGAGTTCTTCTTCCGCTCCTCCGACGAGGACCTCGACCAGCAGGCGGCCTACCCGTTCATGAAGCCGATCTTCGGCGAGGGCGTGGTGTTCGACGCCAGCCCGGAGCGGCGCAAGGAGATGCTGCACAACCAGGCCCTGCGCGGCGAGCAGATGCGCGGCCACGCCGCCACCATCGCCGCTGAGGTCGACCGCATGGTCGCGCAGTGGGGGGAGTCCGGGGAGATCGACCTGCTCGACTTCTTCGCCGAGCTGACCATCTACACCTCCTCTGCCTGCCTCATCGGGCAGAAGTTCCGCGAGCAGCTCGACGACCGCTTCGCCCACCTGTACCACGAGCTGGAGCAGGGAACCGACGCGCTGGCCTTCGTCGATCCCTACGCCGACATCGAGAGCTTCCGCCGCCGGGACCAGGCGCGGGTGGCGCTGGTCGCGCTGGTGCAGGAGATCATGGTCGGCCGCATCGCCAACCCGCCCGCCGGCAAGGAGGACCGGGACATGCTCGACGTCCTGGTGTCCATCAAGGACGAGGACGGCACGGAGCGCTTCACCGCCGACGAGATCACCGGCATCTTCATCTCGATGATGTTCGCCGGGCACCACACCACCTCCGGCACCGCCGCCTGGACGCTGATCGAGCTGCTGCGCCACCCCGACCAGATGAAGAAGGTCGTCTCCGAGCTGGACGAGCTCTACTCCGACGGCTCCGACATCAGCTTCCGCGCGCTGCGGCAGATCCCGGTGCTGGAGTCGGTGCTCAAGGAGACCCTGCGGCTGCACCCGCCGCTGATCATCCTGCTGCGCCTGGCGCGGGGTGACTTCGAGGTCGGTGGCTACCGGATCGCGGAGAACGACCTGGTCGCGGCCACCCCGGCCATCTCCAACCGGATCGCCGAGGACTTCCCCGAGCCCGACCTGTTCAACCCGGAGCGCTACATCGACCCCAACCAGGAGGACATCGTCAACCGGTGGACCTGGATCCCGTTCGGGGCCGGACGGCACCGCTGCGTGGGGGCGGCGTTCGCGATGATGCAGCTCAAGGCGATCTTCTCCGGGCTGCTGCGCGACTACGAGTTCGAGATGGCCCAGCCCGCGGAGTCCTACCGCAACGACCACTCCAAGATGGTCGTCCAGCTGGAGCAGCCCTGCCGGGTGCGGTACCGGAGGCGGGTGAGCTGA
- a CDS encoding LLM class F420-dependent oxidoreductase has product MKHGITLFTSDRGITPAAAARAAEEHGFDSFYVPEHTHIPVKREAAHPRTGDSSLPDDRYMRTLDPWVALATAASVTERIRLGTGVALPVESDAITLAKTIASLDHLSGGRVTLGVGYGWNLDELTDHGVPLAKKRTMLREYLEGMQALWSQEQASYDGEFLSFGPSWAWPKPVQQPRVPVLVGAAGTDKNFAWIVRSADGWLTTPAQEGVEERVPVLQQMWRDAGREGAPQVAVLDGKPDPEKLARWAELGVTETIYGLPDKPEADVVAYLGRLAGKLGRAPVASA; this is encoded by the coding sequence GTGAAGCACGGCATCACCCTGTTCACCAGCGACCGGGGCATCACCCCGGCTGCTGCGGCACGCGCCGCCGAGGAGCACGGGTTCGACTCGTTCTACGTCCCCGAGCACACCCACATCCCGGTCAAGCGGGAGGCGGCGCACCCACGCACCGGTGACTCCTCGCTGCCCGACGACCGCTACATGCGCACCCTGGACCCCTGGGTCGCGCTGGCCACCGCGGCGTCGGTCACCGAGCGCATCCGCCTGGGCACCGGGGTGGCGCTGCCGGTGGAGAGCGATGCCATCACCCTGGCCAAGACGATCGCCTCGCTGGACCACCTCTCCGGCGGCCGGGTGACCCTGGGCGTCGGCTACGGGTGGAACCTCGACGAGCTCACCGACCACGGGGTCCCGCTGGCCAAGAAGCGGACCATGCTCCGGGAGTACCTGGAGGGGATGCAGGCGCTGTGGTCGCAGGAGCAGGCCTCCTACGACGGGGAGTTCCTCAGCTTCGGACCGTCCTGGGCGTGGCCCAAGCCGGTGCAGCAGCCGCGCGTGCCGGTGCTCGTGGGTGCGGCGGGCACGGACAAGAACTTCGCGTGGATCGTGCGCTCGGCCGACGGCTGGCTCACCACGCCGGCCCAGGAGGGCGTGGAGGAGCGGGTGCCGGTGCTGCAGCAGATGTGGCGCGACGCCGGGCGGGAGGGCGCCCCACAGGTGGCGGTGCTCGACGGCAAGCCCGACCCGGAGAAGCTGGCGCGCTGGGCCGAGCTGGGCGTCACCGAGACCATCTACGGCCTGCCGGACAAGCCGGAGGCCGACGTGGTGGCCTACCTCGGCCGGCTGGCCGGCAAGCTGGGCCGGGCCCCGGTGGCCAGCGCCTGA
- a CDS encoding acyl-CoA dehydrogenase family protein, producing the protein MSSPVTDSPGIDTEEQAGLRASVRDLLSKHSDSAAVRTAIQAEQRHDTALWERLCQQVGVAALAVPEAYDGVGATFMECHVVQEELGRRLAPTPMLGSAVLAVQALLLSGDDAACARLLPGIASGESTVAVCWASAAGWDTPGVAVRDGVLHGSAHYVLDGEHADVLLVLATDGAAVSLHEVAADADGVRRTARPSMDPTRGLSTVDFDGVAATRLSAPEDLAEKLRTVAVVAVSAEQVGGAQAVLDLTVAYTKDRRQFGRQIGSFQALKHRMADMYVLVESARSISYAAADAVSRGTADAAELAATAKVYCSEAFSTVAGEAIQLHGGIGITWEHDAQLYFKRAHGTAQLFGQPSEHLLRLESMAGL; encoded by the coding sequence ATGAGCTCACCGGTGACCGACTCCCCGGGCATCGACACCGAGGAGCAGGCCGGCCTGCGCGCGTCCGTGCGCGACCTGCTGAGCAAGCACTCCGACTCCGCCGCGGTGCGCACGGCCATCCAGGCCGAGCAGCGCCACGACACTGCGCTGTGGGAGCGGCTGTGCCAGCAGGTGGGGGTGGCTGCGCTGGCCGTCCCCGAGGCCTACGACGGCGTGGGCGCCACGTTCATGGAGTGCCACGTGGTGCAGGAGGAGCTGGGCCGCCGGCTCGCTCCCACCCCGATGCTGGGCTCGGCGGTGCTGGCCGTGCAGGCCCTGCTGCTCTCCGGCGACGACGCAGCCTGCGCCCGCCTGCTGCCCGGCATCGCCTCCGGTGAGTCCACCGTGGCGGTGTGCTGGGCCAGCGCCGCCGGCTGGGACACCCCTGGGGTGGCGGTGCGGGACGGCGTGCTGCACGGCAGTGCCCACTACGTGCTCGACGGCGAGCACGCCGACGTGCTGCTGGTGCTCGCCACCGACGGCGCGGCGGTCTCGCTGCACGAGGTGGCGGCGGACGCCGACGGCGTGCGCCGGACGGCACGACCCAGCATGGACCCCACCCGCGGGCTGTCCACGGTGGACTTCGACGGCGTGGCCGCCACCCGGCTGTCCGCACCGGAGGACCTGGCCGAGAAGCTGCGCACCGTCGCGGTGGTGGCGGTGTCGGCCGAGCAGGTCGGCGGCGCGCAGGCCGTGCTGGACCTGACGGTGGCCTACACCAAGGACCGCAGGCAGTTCGGCCGGCAGATCGGCTCCTTCCAGGCGCTGAAGCACCGGATGGCGGACATGTACGTGCTGGTGGAGAGCGCGCGATCGATCTCCTACGCCGCTGCCGACGCCGTCTCCCGGGGCACCGCCGACGCTGCAGAGCTGGCGGCGACGGCCAAGGTGTACTGCTCCGAGGCGTTCAGCACGGTGGCGGGCGAGGCGATCCAGCTGCACGGCGGCATCGGCATCACCTGGGAGCACGACGCGCAGCTGTACTTCAAGCGCGCGCACGGCACCGCCCAGCTGTTCGGCCAGCCGTCCGAGCACCTGCTGCGGCTGGAGTCGATGGCCGGGCTGTAG
- a CDS encoding acyl-CoA dehydrogenase family protein: MTTQERAEDEVLAHEVGQWLEENLTGRFADLRGKGGPGSEHEFFEDRLAWDRHLAAAGWTCLGWPTEHGGRAATLEQQVLFHQEYARANAPARVSHVGEELLGPTLIAFGTEEQKKRFLPGIKNVTELWAQGYSEPGAGSDLANVSTTARLEGGKWVINGQKVWTSLAHVAQWAFVICRTEPGSQRHKGLSFLLVPLDQPGVTIRPIQQLTGTSEFNEVFFDDAETEAELVVGEPGEGWKVAMGLLQFERGVSTLGQQIGFRRELEAVVALARANGADTNPVVRERIARAWLELHVIRAHAVRTLATVDTGGSGGEASAAKLLWANWHRNLGELAMQVQGAASLVGPDATSEGVPNNLHDPEHLELDELQRLFLFTRADTIYGGSNEVQRNIISERVLGLPREARP; encoded by the coding sequence GTGACGACCCAGGAGCGTGCGGAGGACGAGGTCCTCGCCCACGAGGTCGGGCAGTGGCTCGAGGAGAACCTGACCGGCAGGTTTGCGGACCTGCGTGGCAAGGGCGGGCCCGGCAGCGAGCACGAGTTCTTCGAGGACCGGCTGGCCTGGGACCGCCACCTCGCCGCGGCCGGCTGGACGTGCCTGGGCTGGCCCACCGAGCACGGTGGGCGGGCCGCGACGTTGGAGCAGCAGGTGCTGTTCCACCAGGAGTACGCCCGGGCCAACGCGCCGGCACGGGTGAGCCACGTGGGCGAGGAGCTGCTTGGGCCCACGCTCATCGCCTTCGGCACGGAGGAGCAGAAGAAGCGCTTCCTGCCCGGCATCAAGAACGTCACCGAGCTCTGGGCGCAGGGGTACTCCGAGCCCGGCGCCGGTTCCGACCTCGCCAACGTCTCCACCACCGCCCGCCTGGAGGGGGGCAAGTGGGTGATCAACGGGCAGAAGGTCTGGACGTCGCTGGCCCACGTGGCGCAGTGGGCGTTCGTCATCTGCCGCACCGAGCCCGGCTCGCAGCGGCACAAGGGGCTGAGCTTCCTGCTCGTCCCGCTGGACCAGCCTGGCGTCACCATCCGCCCCATCCAGCAGCTCACCGGGACCTCGGAGTTCAACGAGGTCTTCTTCGACGACGCCGAGACCGAGGCCGAGCTGGTGGTCGGCGAGCCCGGCGAGGGCTGGAAGGTCGCCATGGGCCTGCTGCAGTTCGAGCGCGGGGTCTCCACGCTCGGCCAGCAGATCGGGTTCCGCCGGGAGCTCGAGGCGGTCGTGGCGCTCGCCCGGGCCAACGGGGCGGACACCAACCCGGTGGTGCGCGAGCGCATCGCCCGCGCCTGGCTGGAGCTGCACGTCATCCGGGCCCACGCCGTCCGCACCCTCGCGACGGTGGACACCGGGGGCAGTGGCGGGGAGGCCTCGGCCGCCAAGCTGCTCTGGGCGAACTGGCACCGCAACCTCGGCGAGCTGGCCATGCAGGTGCAAGGTGCGGCGTCGCTGGTCGGCCCGGACGCCACGAGCGAGGGCGTGCCCAACAACCTGCACGACCCGGAGCACCTGGAGCTCGACGAGCTGCAGCGACTCTTCCTGTTCACCCGGGCCGACACCATCTACGGCGGGTCCAACGAGGTGCAGCGCAACATCATCTCCGAGCGGGTGCTGGGCCTGCCGCGCGAGGCGCGTCCGTAG
- a CDS encoding enoyl-CoA hydratase, which translates to MTHASIPAPLSQDELGPDTQPVAYEVADGVAYVSLNRPEFRNAQNSVMTYSLDNAFIKAVEDASVKVIVLRAKGKHFSAGHDIGTPERDFHVQYENKAALHWDHTDRSGGDQRLARELEVYLGMCRRWREIPKPVIAQVHGACIAGGLMLAWICDFIVASDDAFFSDPVVRMGIPGVEYFAHAFVLGPRRAKEILYTGERFSAAKAEQWGMVNHVVPREELEAKVASIAANIAEMPQLGLSLTKKAVNICEDQMGLRNAMDSVFGWHHFAHSANAEADGDSLGGMDARSMRDSAKKGQ; encoded by the coding sequence ATGACCCACGCTTCCATCCCCGCCCCACTGAGCCAGGACGAGCTCGGGCCCGACACCCAGCCCGTCGCCTACGAGGTGGCCGACGGGGTTGCCTACGTCAGCCTGAACCGTCCCGAGTTCCGCAACGCCCAGAACTCGGTGATGACCTACTCGCTGGACAACGCCTTCATCAAGGCCGTCGAGGACGCCTCGGTCAAGGTGATCGTGCTGCGCGCCAAGGGCAAGCACTTCTCCGCCGGCCACGACATCGGCACGCCCGAGCGCGACTTCCACGTGCAGTACGAGAACAAGGCTGCGCTGCACTGGGACCACACCGACCGCAGCGGCGGCGACCAGCGCCTGGCCCGCGAGCTCGAGGTCTACCTGGGCATGTGCCGCCGCTGGCGGGAGATCCCCAAGCCGGTGATCGCCCAGGTGCACGGCGCCTGCATCGCCGGCGGGCTGATGCTCGCCTGGATCTGCGACTTCATCGTGGCCTCCGACGACGCCTTCTTCTCCGACCCCGTGGTGCGGATGGGCATCCCCGGCGTGGAGTACTTCGCCCACGCCTTCGTGCTCGGCCCGCGCCGGGCCAAGGAGATCCTCTACACCGGCGAGCGCTTCAGCGCCGCCAAGGCCGAGCAGTGGGGCATGGTCAACCACGTCGTGCCGCGCGAGGAGCTCGAGGCCAAGGTCGCCTCCATCGCCGCGAACATCGCCGAGATGCCGCAGCTGGGCCTGTCGCTGACCAAGAAGGCCGTGAACATCTGCGAGGACCAGATGGGCCTGCGCAACGCGATGGACTCGGTGTTCGGGTGGCACCACTTCGCTCACTCCGCCAACGCCGAGGCCGACGGCGACTCCCTGGGCGGGATGGACGCCCGCTCCATGCGCGACTCCGCGAAGAAGGGGCAGTAA
- a CDS encoding acyl-CoA dehydrogenase, protein MRFVLEPEHKELGASIDSMLAKSDLPAVVRAWGAGDTEPGRKVWARLAETGVNGLVIDEDHGGFGAGAVEMIVAVEQLGRHCVPGPVAETVAAAPALLAAAGLTDRLESLAEGQLATLAWAPHVPFAVDAGVADLTLLVDADGALAVGEPGAAKQSVDPARSLFPLTAGASLATGVDTTRAFDLAALATAAQLQGLGQTMLSISTEYAKARKQFGREIGSFQAIKHHLAEVAIALEMARPLLLGAALAVDGVSDVERAADVSRDVSAAKIACGAAANRAARTALQVMGAIGYTQEHDLSLYLTRTRALLTSWGTPAVHRARVLAAVSAAEPA, encoded by the coding sequence ATGAGATTCGTCCTTGAGCCGGAGCACAAGGAGCTCGGTGCCAGCATCGACTCGATGCTGGCCAAGTCCGACCTGCCCGCCGTGGTCCGCGCCTGGGGCGCTGGCGACACCGAGCCCGGCCGCAAGGTCTGGGCACGGCTGGCCGAGACCGGCGTCAACGGCCTGGTCATCGACGAGGACCACGGTGGCTTCGGCGCCGGGGCCGTGGAGATGATCGTGGCGGTGGAGCAGCTGGGCCGCCACTGCGTGCCTGGACCGGTCGCCGAGACCGTCGCGGCCGCGCCGGCACTGCTGGCCGCCGCGGGACTGACCGACCGCCTGGAGAGCCTGGCCGAGGGCCAGCTGGCCACCCTGGCGTGGGCGCCGCACGTGCCCTTCGCGGTGGACGCCGGCGTCGCCGACCTGACCCTGCTGGTGGACGCCGACGGCGCGCTGGCCGTGGGTGAGCCCGGTGCCGCGAAGCAGTCGGTGGACCCGGCGCGCAGCCTGTTCCCGCTGACCGCGGGCGCGAGCCTGGCCACCGGTGTGGACACCACCCGGGCGTTCGACCTGGCCGCGCTGGCCACCGCCGCCCAGCTGCAGGGCCTGGGCCAGACCATGCTGTCGATCAGCACGGAGTACGCCAAGGCGCGCAAGCAGTTCGGCCGCGAGATCGGCAGCTTCCAGGCCATCAAGCACCACCTGGCCGAGGTCGCGATCGCCCTGGAGATGGCCCGCCCGCTGCTGCTCGGCGCGGCACTGGCCGTGGACGGCGTCAGCGACGTGGAGCGCGCTGCGGACGTCTCGCGGGACGTCTCCGCCGCCAAGATCGCCTGCGGCGCTGCGGCCAACCGCGCCGCCCGCACGGCGCTGCAGGTGATGGGTGCCATCGGCTACACCCAGGAGCACGACCTGTCGCTGTACCTGACCCGCACGCGCGCGCTGCTCACCTCGTGGGGCACCCCCGCGGTGCACCGGGCCCGCGTGCTGGCGGCGGTGTCCGCGGCGGAGCCGGCATGA
- a CDS encoding FadD3 family acyl-CoA ligase: protein MATDTGDGAVPTTPHALRRAAARWGGRTAVADVQPGQDVRLTWSELLEEVRSFAGALVGSGVQAGDRVAVWAPNTHHWIIAALGVHYAGATLIPVNTRYTGAETLDLVQRSHSVALVAAGTFLKSDRLAELRAAADGDLAAATELHTIVRVPLGAADAPVEGVLEWDDFLATGTDELRTQADGRADALTGDDIADILFTSGTTGRSKGVLATHQQGVTVGRLWGAIGDMAEDDRYLIASPFFHSYGYKAGILVCLYYGATMIPLSVYSPTAAMALIQDERATVFPGAPTIFQTILDAPERADHDLSSLRFATTGAAIVPVVLMERMQAELGFEVVVTAYGLTETSGFVSTCLPGDDDVTVATTCGRAIEGMEMRLSEQGELLVRGPLVMKGYLDDPEATAQTIDPDGWLHTGDVGTIDEQGYLRITDRLKDMYISGGFNVYPAEVEQALARLDGVVESAVIGVPDHRLGEVGRAFVRVRPGSALTADDVIAYSKEKLAGFKVPRSVVLVDEFPRNAGGKILKRELRRD from the coding sequence GTGGCTACGGACACAGGGGACGGCGCTGTCCCGACCACGCCGCACGCGCTGCGGCGCGCCGCAGCACGGTGGGGCGGGCGCACGGCGGTCGCGGACGTCCAGCCCGGACAGGACGTGCGGCTGACCTGGTCGGAGCTGCTCGAGGAGGTTCGCTCCTTCGCTGGCGCTCTGGTGGGCAGCGGCGTGCAGGCCGGGGACCGGGTGGCGGTCTGGGCGCCCAACACCCACCACTGGATCATCGCGGCGCTGGGCGTGCACTACGCCGGCGCGACGCTCATCCCGGTGAACACCCGCTACACCGGCGCCGAGACGCTCGACCTGGTCCAGCGGTCGCACTCCGTGGCGCTCGTCGCGGCCGGGACGTTCCTCAAGTCCGACCGGCTGGCCGAGCTGCGCGCCGCCGCGGACGGTGACCTCGCCGCCGCCACCGAGCTGCACACCATCGTGCGCGTCCCGCTGGGCGCTGCCGACGCCCCGGTGGAGGGCGTGCTGGAGTGGGACGACTTCCTGGCCACCGGCACCGACGAGCTGCGCACGCAGGCCGACGGCCGCGCCGACGCTCTCACCGGTGACGACATCGCCGACATCCTGTTCACCTCCGGCACCACCGGGCGCAGCAAGGGCGTGCTGGCCACCCACCAGCAGGGCGTCACCGTCGGCCGGCTCTGGGGCGCCATCGGCGACATGGCCGAGGACGACCGCTACCTCATCGCCAGCCCGTTCTTCCACTCCTACGGCTACAAGGCCGGGATCCTGGTCTGCCTCTACTACGGCGCCACCATGATTCCGCTGTCGGTGTACTCCCCCACCGCCGCCATGGCACTGATCCAGGACGAGCGCGCCACCGTCTTCCCCGGCGCCCCGACCATCTTCCAGACGATCCTGGACGCCCCCGAGCGGGCCGACCACGACCTCAGCTCGCTGCGCTTCGCCACCACCGGCGCGGCCATCGTCCCGGTGGTGCTCATGGAGCGCATGCAGGCCGAGCTGGGCTTCGAGGTGGTCGTCACCGCCTACGGGCTGACCGAGACCAGCGGGTTCGTCAGCACCTGCCTGCCCGGCGACGACGACGTCACCGTGGCCACCACGTGCGGCCGAGCCATCGAGGGCATGGAGATGCGGCTGTCCGAGCAGGGGGAGCTGCTGGTGCGCGGACCGCTGGTGATGAAGGGCTACCTGGACGACCCCGAGGCGACGGCGCAGACCATCGACCCGGACGGCTGGCTGCACACCGGCGACGTCGGCACCATCGACGAACAGGGTTACCTGCGCATCACCGACCGGCTCAAGGACATGTACATCTCCGGCGGGTTCAACGTCTACCCCGCCGAGGTCGAGCAGGCGCTCGCCCGACTGGACGGCGTGGTGGAGTCCGCGGTCATCGGCGTGCCCGACCACCGCCTGGGCGAGGTGGGGCGCGCGTTCGTGCGGGTCCGGCCCGGCTCCGCGCTCACCGCGGACGACGTCATCGCCTACAGCAAGGAGAAGCTCGCCGGCTTCAAGGTGCCCCGCTCGGTGGTGCTCGTGGACGAGTTCCCCCGCAACGCCGGCGGCAAGATCCTCAAGCGCGAGCTGCGCCGGGACTGA
- a CDS encoding ferredoxin, producing MKVTVDLDLCQGHAMCALEAPDVFTVPKNEKVHILEPEPAESLREDVEQAVRYCPTRALRLEESGDANLKETPDGPV from the coding sequence ATGAAGGTGACCGTCGACCTCGATCTCTGCCAGGGCCACGCCATGTGCGCGCTCGAGGCGCCCGACGTGTTCACCGTGCCCAAGAACGAGAAGGTCCACATCCTCGAGCCGGAACCGGCCGAGAGCCTGCGCGAGGACGTCGAGCAGGCCGTCCGCTACTGCCCCACCCGTGCGCTGCGCCTGGAGGAGTCCGGCGACGCCAACCTGAAGGAGACCCCCGATGGCCCCGTTTGA
- a CDS encoding nuclear transport factor 2 family protein has protein sequence MAPFDRAELDEMVQRWIDENKRCEEKRDWKPLAEMYTEDATYGWNYGPKDDFMAVGRDEIREIALGQEMFGLEGWEYPYQEVVVDDRTGNVIGLWKQTADRTRQDGTPYEVHGIGGSWFRYGGNFQWSWQRDFFDFGNVSHLFLEMITANALSDGMNERIARSGKGRLPGWYRVGQAPVPLW, from the coding sequence ATGGCCCCGTTTGACCGCGCCGAGCTCGACGAGATGGTGCAGCGCTGGATCGACGAGAACAAGCGCTGCGAGGAGAAGCGGGACTGGAAGCCGCTGGCCGAGATGTACACCGAGGACGCCACCTACGGCTGGAACTACGGCCCCAAGGACGACTTCATGGCGGTCGGCCGGGACGAGATCCGGGAGATCGCCCTGGGCCAGGAGATGTTCGGCCTGGAGGGCTGGGAGTACCCGTACCAGGAGGTGGTGGTGGACGACCGCACCGGCAACGTGATCGGGCTGTGGAAGCAGACCGCAGACCGGACGCGCCAGGACGGGACGCCCTACGAGGTGCACGGCATCGGCGGCAGCTGGTTCCGCTACGGCGGCAACTTCCAGTGGTCCTGGCAGCGGGACTTCTTCGACTTCGGCAACGTCTCCCACCTGTTCCTGGAGATGATCACCGCCAACGCGCTCTCGGACGGGATGAACGAGCGGATCGCGCGCTCCGGCAAGGGCCGGCTGCCCGGCTGGTACCGGGTGGGGCAGGCTCCGGTCCCGCTGTGGTGA